Below is a window of Camelina sativa cultivar DH55 chromosome 11, Cs, whole genome shotgun sequence DNA.
GGCTAGCGACTTGAGTTGGCGTTCGCGTAATCACAAAGTTCCGAGATATGTTTCTCCAATCTCCTTTCCCGTATTTCTTCAAACCCATGAGAAATAGCCTGAGAATTGTGAcaaatattgaatcaaatatACATCACAAATCAATATGAAAACTTAAATATGTCATTACcaaaataaattgttcaatctaggTATGATTTGTTATTTATGTGACTAGGCAAGATTTTACAGCCAAACAGTGTGTTGCATAATCGTGAATCATACTATGACTATGCATGCATTTCTTCGAACCAATTAAGACAGATTGTGACAAATATCTAatcaaagatatttttaataaagtgtATATATACTACAGAATATTATACTATCAAATTGTCATTCTTAATCACTATAGTAATGTAAATATTGGATctttttccaaatatttttatttaattgatgtcaCGATTTATGAACTGTTTCACCGCTTTTCACGACATTTATGCCAATTTCACCANCTTGTTCTCCGCAGCCGTCCACGTGCAACCTTCCCCGGAAGCTGCGACACCGGCGTTGCTCTTCGTCTCTTCCATGAGCCAGTTCCCACCTGACACGTGTGACGTCGTCGGTCTCAGAACCTCCATGTCCGAAAACTATAAcctaactctgttttttttttttttttttttttttttNCGATATGTAAGAATAAATCATACCGACAAAGGTCAATGGATTTACGGAGTTTGGGATCAAATAAGATCccaagaataaaaataaatttttgggGGTTTATTGATAGGAAGGAAGAGATAAGAGAATCAAAGgaagaacacaaaaaacaatatcaaatgatacttcatttttattttgtttagagaAGAAATCATAAGAATTTATTTGAAGCATTGCTTGAGAGTTTAGACCCACTTCAAGGAATcttgaaaagtttaaaacttttgaaaaaaaaaaaaaaaattagagtaaaaAATCTAGTCGAGATCTGTGTATAGtgagtcaaaagaaaaaaaaaagaattttatttgGGTAGCTCTGAGATTTTGCAGAAGAAATAAAAGGAATCTATTGGTTTTCCAGATTTGGTGGAGCTAACAAAGCATGAGTGGTATTTTAGTAACAGAGAGACTCGGAGTTAAAAAGATCTGGGCTGTGGATAAAATTTCTCGGGAAAATAAACATATGGCTacagaaaatgaaaaaacaaaagaaaaagaaaattaatatggacGAAGCTACCTTGGAGCTTACCCAATTAGGAAAACTATAACGTGCAAGCAGCAAATGAACCCATAAATggaaagaaaactaaaaccaGAGACCAAATTCTCAACTTTTCTcgagttaaaagaaaaaaaagaagagagaaatagGCAGAGAAAAAGAGGCGATGGTGATGATTTCTTCTCTTATACTTATAGTTCTGTTCTTGAGAAGCTAAATTTTAGGtgatactgtttttttttttcttttctttttttacagaaaataaggtttgattctcattttttactcctttctacttttttttttcgacacCTTACATAGTTATATTCCTGCTTGATAGTACTTTCATACACATTTAACAGTAATTGTTTCCACTTACGTTATATTTTGGGGTAAATTGGATGAAAGTTTGATTAGTTTAgttgttttatacttttattacaTCTTCAAATATAGATACTTGAAATGAGAATAGGTcgttaaaaattatgatttttcaaaaacaaagatggAATGATTATACACCGCTTGAAAAATTACTCACAACCGTCTCTAATTTACCAAATGTGGTCCagtttaatttctataaattgtttaattatatatactattattttaaaacaaatatatttatttttcctttttttttaaatcttaaccACACTATACAAACTCtgcttttaaaaattattttgattttaagttATGCTGTAGCTACTAAATTGACCctgaaatatatattgaaggTTTTTTCAATGGAAAAGTAATTAGTTGATTATAATTTATGGAGTCTGTTTACATGTTCACGATACTAGTATAAATAGTGTAACAGGTACTAGTATTTTAGGGTTCGAACTAATCAAATTGAcaataatttgaagtttttgtGTAATAAATTAAAGGGAGTCAATACTACCGTGTATTGTgtaattgatttggtttggtcatGCGAGAAGATCAGAAGACATGAAAAATATACTCcatatatttctataaaaaGAATTGAAGGACAAAATTCCGTGACCcctatgattacaaaataataatgatggTGAAGAACActctgaaaatattttgatatacaATTGcgataaaacaaaatttatattatttgtttaaatagaCGAAGTTGACATTTTCTGGGAATGTACGATGCCTCtcagaaaaagaaataataacaaaattttcaacatttttattaaaatataaggGATACTGATTCTGctgtttacttttataaaaaatttctttcacTGATTACGTAcagttcatataattttaattattttgcaatttggggattttatgTGTCAGATCGGGAAAAAAGGAGCCGCCAAATGAACGGTCGAGATCAGCGGTAACTTACATGGCCAAGTTGTACAAAAGGGGTCCACGTGAGATGCTCGTTTTGCATTATCATTGGTCCGTTTCtccactttttttattttctcttgtttgttttttcaagATCTCGAGGAATCTGTCTTCTCCATTATGATTCGTTCACGTGTCTGACTTCTGTACGTTAGATCTGTTAATGAGGAGGAGTCGACACGTGAGATCTTCGATGGCTCccaattggtttggtttggtaacGTTTCGTACTTCGTAGCATGTTTTGGAGCCGGAGATTCTATGGAGGTTGTTGATACGTACTGGTTGGTAATCAAATCAAGAACGAGATTAAAAACTATAGAAATTACAACAAACGCACCAAAATCACCGTATGGAGCCTAGCTACGATAATCATACCAACCATCGTTCTGAAAGATATTAAAAACGTTAAGATtgaatccaaaatatataattttcccAAACCTATAAATGAATGTACGAAGAAGTTATAGATCGAACTTACTTATCTGTACGAGTTGACCGTCGCATGAGTTGTCTTTactcaaaaattcaaaatataccacagtgattttgtttttaaatatatatatatatatatatatatatatatattttatgaagaatctTGGGACATGTCAAAGAAATCCATTACCGAGTTTATTAGTACAACATAACATTCCTCATTTCACGGATCACTGcatagattatatattatatacgtCCTAATTACAGAGTTTTAGGAAGAGCACTAAATAATTACATTGCAGTCAAatgagatttttgtttattaagcCGGTAAGCTTGTGTTACGTGGCTGGTAATGGTACCATACCGTACTTCGAGAATAGATTATATCACCTTAATCCAGTTCAAAATGTTCAAAATTATCCTTGATCATATACTATTAGAGAAAAACTTTTGTCCCCCAATCATATATATGTCACAGTGTACATCTCCAGTGATAGTTACGGGCTTttcaattatgattttttttaatgtacttaATTAGAAGTTTTTCAAATACGTtaccttttgattttttttgttcaatacaTTTGACTCTACTAAATACTATAATTTAGAAAGTACAATTCTTTGGAATTAGTCAATTGAACAAAAAATTGAATGACCTAGCACTTTTAAATCATTTATGTCATATTGTCATTTCATTTAAAGGTgggtaaaaaactaaaaaatatatctaaaatctaaaatctttcGCACATgtttcaaatatgaaaaactgcaaaaaattttcttctttcaccccaaaaaaaagaaaaaattgttaaataatTTCTATGTATGAGGTGTGATTTCAGgatcgccaaaaaaaaaagtgatcatTGGTCAGAATTTGTAATTTATGCATGTTTATTGTGGCCTATAAATAATGATTTAATCAAGTTTCTATTGAACACAGGATGTTGACATCCTTACAGTattaaacaattattattattttttttattttggaattctTAGTGCCCCTTTGGACTTTCAAGGAGGTATATGCAGGGGAAGGTCTAAATGTTGGAGAGGCATGCCAATAATTGAATAGTAGCTTTTGCCATTTTTGGTACAACTAATATTCTCCAAACAATATTTTCCCATTAATAGAAGTATTCGAAAATTAAATACTCTTAAAATCATTTAGATGCTCTAAcattgatattattttatttcagacAGGGAATAAGTCAGAAATCTGTTTAAAcagaaattaaaatcaaactgaGGTTTTGGTGCACCAAGGGACAAAACGTCTTGCGTAATGGATGAAACAGCCAAAATCTTTTGGAATCAATTCCCTGACAATTTtaatctgttttctttttctcatgaTATATAAACTATTATGGTAAAATTTAACGGAAATTGTGATTCCAGTATAGCTGAATAATATGTACATGTACTGTGTACAAGTAAGTATTTGTTTATACATATGAACAAACAAATGTGTAAGGATCCAATTAAAtggtttacatatatatattttacgttTTCAATACGTATGACGCCCTCTTATCTCACACTCTCAAAATCATCAACTCTCTACCATagttcaattaaaaaaatgtcatttaaataaattttctctttgtttttttattacatgcaaaataaataattagaacTTATCCACTAAAACCAGCATTTATTTCCCCAAAAAGTAACTAAATATAAATCCCACAAAaataatgatacaaattaataaaaacatatccTAACATTTGGGAAGATCAGCGGGTGGAGGAAGCAATGACTGGTCAGGACCGTGACCATTGTCGACGACGAATGCCATCTTTAATCCCCAAGTTGTATGTAATTCCAAGTGACAATGCATGAACCATACCCCTtcatttgtaacaaaaaaataatcaaatcaccACAAAAACAATACTTTAGCAAGTTGGACCGAATGTTAAATAATTCGCTACAAgaatataaatactaaaaacCAATTCGTGATTGaaagaaagccaaaaaaacaCTAAAGTATGACAGCTTTTTTATGTAATAACGAAAAGAAGAACCAATCCCTATTAAAAAATTAGCTACACTTATAGCTTTATAGgcattataattttaaaattgaattaaattacCTGGATTGTCGGCGATAAATCTAATGGCAGTCCAACCACCGGCTGGAACTCCAACGGTGTTTCTTTCTACTGGATCCACCAAATTGAACATTTTCGGATCTTTTTCCGAGTTAAAGTTCCCCAAACCTCTACCGACTTCGAAGAAGTTAAACCCATGAAGATGAAATGGATGGTTATCCGACAAGATCATGGCTGTATTCTGTAAAACTATTTGCACCGTTGCGTTGTACGGTAGCCTATAAAGCTTTGTACCTTTCATCGTCGCGGCATTAACGCCTAGCTTTACCGGTGCCGTATAATCGTACGGGTTCAAAGGTTTAGCCGGGAAATCGTCGGTAAATACACCGGAAATATTAAAGAAATGGGCTTGGAGTAAAGCGGTCTTAGGCATGGTAAACGTTACGTTGTTTATTCCGGCCACTAAGCGAATGCCGTTGCTGCAGCTGGGACATGGGTTTGAGCCAAGACCTACCGTGAAGAACAAGGAACGGTCCACGGTGCTTGGAACCCTAGCCGGATACTCGCGAGAGTTCAAGCTCCTGAGTGATTTAGTGAATTTGGCCGCAACCCATGTTGCGTTTTGCGGCGGAAGTGATGCAAGAATGGTTTTTTTGAAGGTGGGAACGGTGGCGGTGGGGCCGATGTAGTGGAGAGTGGCGGTGGCTGTAACGTTGTCATATGGAATGTGAGCGTCCGTAAATGTTGTGGCGGCGATCATGTAATTGGAACCCGCGTTTGCGTTTGCTGTTAAGAGAACGTTAGTAGTCTGTCCCGGGGCGATGTATACTGTGTCAGTTTTATAAGGTTTGGTGTAAACAGCATCAACTTCCACAACGGTTAGTACGTGACCAGCAATTTTAAAGAAGAGCTCTTCGTTTAACGCCGCGTTGATGATCCGTAACATGTATGTCTTTCCTGCTCTCACGGGTAAACCGTAGCTACCTACAATTGAAAAGAGCATTATAAACTAGAAAATAACCGAAACATGCAAATCTAGTGGCTAGTGTCATCGTCGTGTCACAATTTGATagtataaaaagtaaaacatataaaataaatttacttcATTAAAAAAGTGTTTATGAAATTTAGGATTATTGATAGATAATTTACTTTGGGAGGGACAATTAGAGAGGGAGCCTGAATGACCATTGATGGTATGTGCATCAGAAGCGCTAGGAGCTGTTCCAATTTTTGAAGCCACGTTTATAAGTTCTTCCACGTCCGATTTCCACCATTCACCTATATATTATGAAGATTGATTATAATTGTAGAGAGAATCCTTTAAAAAGAAAGTTGTGTATTGGACTGTGGGTAGTAGCTCACCAAGAACAATGGTTTTCTCTTTGTATGGCTTGGGGAAAGGGTATGGGACACCAAGCTTAGGCAAGATGACAATGGCGCCGTGCACCGTGGCACGAAGCCACAAGATGTGAGCATGCCACCAAAGGGTTCCTCGTTGACCCGTCAATGTAAAATTGTGGATATAATTCTGTCCCGGTTGGATAGGACATTGTGTTATGTAAGCCGGTTCATCTGCCCAACCTGTCCTCAATTGTCTGATGCCGTGCCTAAACCGTTATTGTTAGTTAGTTGTTGGGTCCAACATTGTTAAAGTTAATTAATCAAAGAAAGGGACTACTTTCATTAATATCCTAAAACGGGTTTGTTTGAGGTTGCTCACCAGTGGATGGAGACGTTGTACTTCACGTGATTCACTACTTTGATCAATACAGTGTCGCCTTCTCTAGCAACAATTGTGGGGCCCGGAAACTTTCCATTGACGGTGACGATAGGCTTCGACGAGCACAGCTTCGTGGTGTTCGTCATCACCACCTAGTGCACACACATTTCAGTCCAAAGCTCAGTACATACAACATGATATTTTCTATGCATGAATCGTTATGCATATCAACCTATGGATTAGATTATCACTTATCAGCGGATGTacgtaaaaacatttttttgcaTAACTAAGAAACTCTAGGCTTTTAATTGCATAATAACTAAAGACACTCTACGTAAGAGACATTTTTTACATGTATGCATACGCACATATGGCGAGGAGAGACTCACATTGAATTTGTAATGCCGGATCATGGCCTGAACGGTGGTCGTCGGCGATAGAAGTACAACCACAAAGAGCGTTAGGACGCAGAAGCAAAATCGTCTCGGGATCTCCATTAGTCTCGGAAGCTTTTTGTCTTGATGTTTGTTATGGTTTGTATTGTGTATATAGATGTGTTTGAGAACAATGAAAGAAAGGGAGAAAATTGATGCGATGTTGTATTTAGTTATTAGGTTGAAGGAGGAGTCCTGATCATGTACTCTTTGAAGGGAACTTACTGGAAGAGGAAAGACTTGCTTCTACTAAATATTATTGGAGCTTGGAgagattaaatatattaatagcTAGCAAAATACATTTTGACTGTAAAAATGGAAAGATCAAGAAACAAGATTTTACAGGTCAAAAGGGCTTAGGTGATCTGGTGGCTCAACCGTATTTAGGGTTAAGTAATTAACCTCATCCTCCAtctaaccaaactcaaccaCATTTGTTCtttcatatatatctctattGTGTCTatttaataaagtttatttAATTAACGACTATGACCTCGATTATTTTGTATGTTCACGTtcatgtttacttttttttttttttttttttttttaaatttNGCTTAAACGTCTAAAGTAAAATCTATTAATCCATTGTAACGTAAATGTAAAAcgcaataataataataaaaaaaactcattcaGTCGTCATTTGGTTTGGTGTTTGAGTTTGAAACTAGCTAGTAGAAGAGatgtttagaagaaaaaagagtgtATGGATTATTTGACTACAATTTTATAATTCGTTTGAAAGGTAAAGCTAAAAAGCTACTTCTTGGTTGTTATATAACAGCTCATCTAATCCAATTATTgaatccttctcttctctccatAAGCAAAATACATGTATAGTTgttattctaattttatttaataaattggtAATTTGGCTAGACACTAATACACTAACGAAGCGACAGTGTATGTTGTTCATTGCTACTAAGTATTAATAACAAGCCCACAACATCCAAACCACATTGTAAATAATAAGGCCCAAAAAGATAATAGGCCCAATATTACTAAACGATACCGTTTTAATGTCGCTTTCTGTGTTAGTCGGAGATCAAAATTTTTCTTCGTTTCGGCTTTCACTTATGCAAGTTCCCAATGTCGCTGGGTTTAGTTCATTGATCATCGTACATAAAGCTCGATCGTAGCTCCTTACCTCTCCGGAGAAGATGGTGCGGAAACAGTTTCAACAGGCTAAAACGGGTGAGATTTATTCTCAACCATCTTTTTACTCGTTTCCCGATCGAAtctcctattttttttattttgtttcccaCATTCGGATAAAATTTATAGGGATAAATCCATGAAATTGGTGTATTATCTCCAGAGATTGTGGGGTTTTATCAAAGATTTCGACTTTTACTTGTTGGTGTGATCTAAGTTAGTAGGTGTCAACCGTCACataaggtgttcgatgaaatgcctgaacGAAATCTCATTTGAACTTTGTTTTGGTGAACAGGAATAGAAGCATTGAAGTCAATGGATGCAAACAAGTACCTGAAGAAGGTTGGATTAGGGCGTGACGATATGTTCTTTTGGAAACAAGTGGGGAAAGCATTGCTTTGCACCTATACAGTCTTTGGCATTGCTTGGATTTACAATGAAACGTCTCCTTTAGGTTGGTGGACGTTGAAGCCGAGACCAAAGGAGGAGAGAGAGTTGGCTCATTTGTATGAGAGGCGTGAGTTTCCTTATCCTGGTGATACAGAGGCCATGGAGGATTTTGTTGCAAAGGGAGGAATGATCGGTACAGCGATTGGCCCCAAAGGGATTGTTGAGTCTGAAGGTGAAGCAGATAATTACCAGAAGGAAATGGAGAAAAAGAAGTTTGATAAAGAGGCTCAGAAACTGTGGCTCAGAATGAGGAATGAGGTCATTACTGAGCTTCAAGAGAAAGGGCATAATCTTGAATAAGGGTGCATAAGGGTtgtgataaaataaaaacttgtgTAATTTAGGCTGTGTATCACTAAGGATTCAACCACTCGTACAAGTGTTTCTGTCTACTTATAGCAGAAAGTACAAAACTGCTTTCTGTCCTAGGGTACCATTGATGTTCTTGCTCTTGGGGAAGTAGCGCTTGTGCTTTATTATTGGTTTGATTCATGTTTTCGAAAATATAACTTGATGCTTTATTCAATACCTCGAGTTTGAAACTATTGATTTTTTCAAGTCTAGTAGTGGCTGTTGTTTTGATCAGAGCCAATATCTAAAGTTTCTCTTCAGTGTCAGAACTCGGAAGATGTGCATATATTGACACTGAATTCTCATGCTTCTCTTGCTTATTAGTTTCCTCTTTCGTCTCACGATAATTtaagaagaacaagtatccgATCCTTGATACTATATATAGATTCCTCGTCCCTTATTAATGCGCTTCACCCGGTTATGTATGTTACGAGGACAAAAGACAAAATACTTTATATATTATCTGATAAAAGCCCACAAGTGCGTGTTTTTGAGTAAGATGATCATTTGGGGATCAATGTGAAGAGGATTGAGGAAGAGACTGAGCGTTGCGTGATCCCCATAGGTGGTCCTTTACCAGTCTTTTACCTCAAAAAGGGTTCTCGGGATTGATGGGACAGCGGGAATGCTTCATCC
It encodes the following:
- the LOC104726467 gene encoding laccase-16-like, whose product is MEIPRRFCFCVLTLFVVVLLSPTTTVQAMIRHYKFNVVMTNTTKLCSSKPIVTVNGKFPGPTIVAREGDTVLIKVVNHVKYNVSIHWHGIRQLRTGWADEPAYITQCPIQPGQNYIHNFTLTGQRGTLWWHAHILWLRATVHGAIVILPKLGVPYPFPKPYKEKTIVLGEWWKSDVEELINVASKIGTAPSASDAHTINGHSGSLSNCPSQSSYGLPVRAGKTYMLRIINAALNEELFFKIAGHVLTVVEVDAVYTKPYKTDTVYIAPGQTTNVLLTANANAGSNYMIAATTFTDAHIPYDNVTATATLHYIGPTATVPTFKKTILASLPPQNATWVAAKFTKSLRSLNSREYPARVPSTVDRSLFFTVGLGSNPCPSCSNGIRLVAGINNVTFTMPKTALLQAHFFNISGVFTDDFPAKPLNPYDYTAPVKLGVNAATMKGTKLYRLPYNATVQIVLQNTAMILSDNHPFHLHGFNFFEVGRGLGNFNSEKDPKMFNLVDPVERNTVGVPAGGWTAIRFIADNPGVWFMHCHLELHTTWGLKMAFVVDNGHGPDQSLLPPPADLPKC
- the LOC104726468 gene encoding uncharacterized protein LOC104726468, translated to MVRKQFQQAKTGIEALKSMDANKYLKKVGLGRDDMFFWKQVGKALLCTYTVFGIAWIYNETSPLGWWTLKPRPKEERELAHLYERREFPYPGDTEAMEDFVAKGGMIGTAIGPKGIVESEGEADNYQKEMEKKKFDKEAQKLWLRMRNEVITELQEKGHNLE